The following are encoded together in the Trichocoleus sp. FACHB-46 genome:
- a CDS encoding NADH-quinone oxidoreductase subunit J gives MNLAEGVQIVSFGLLGLMMIGAALGVVLLSNIVYSAFLLGGVFISIAGLYILLNAGFVAAAQVLIYVGAVNVLILFAIMLVNKREDFKPMPNAWVRQALTGLVCVSLFALLSTMVLSTPWSLSTAPGAGDDAIVVIGKHFFSDFLLPFELASILLLMALVGAIILARREFLPDDTSTPQTQRQVFTLQERPRETVPALSGGRIKSSQSGAEGPVTPSDRLDP, from the coding sequence GTGAATCTAGCGGAAGGAGTTCAGATTGTCTCATTCGGCCTGCTAGGTCTGATGATGATTGGGGCAGCTCTTGGTGTGGTACTGCTGTCTAATATCGTTTACTCAGCCTTCTTGCTTGGTGGTGTGTTCATCAGCATTGCTGGGCTATACATTTTGCTGAATGCGGGCTTTGTCGCTGCGGCTCAAGTGCTTATCTACGTGGGAGCCGTCAACGTCTTGATTCTGTTTGCCATCATGTTGGTAAACAAGCGAGAAGACTTCAAGCCTATGCCCAACGCTTGGGTGCGGCAGGCACTGACCGGATTGGTTTGTGTAAGCTTGTTTGCCCTGCTCAGCACCATGGTGCTTTCAACTCCTTGGTCTCTCTCAACTGCGCCTGGTGCTGGAGATGATGCCATTGTAGTGATCGGAAAGCACTTCTTCAGCGACTTTTTGCTGCCGTTTGAGTTGGCTTCGATTCTACTGCTGATGGCTTTGGTGGGCGCAATTATCCTGGCTCGTCGTGAGTTCCTACCAGACGACACCTCCACTCCGCAAACCCAACGCCAAGTTTTCACCTTACAAGAACGGCCTAGAGAAACCGTTCCCGCTTTAAGTGGTGGCCGCATCAAATCATCTCAATCGGGTGCTGAAGGACCAGTGACCCCCAGCGATCGCTTAGATCCTTAA
- the uvrA gene encoding excinuclease ABC subunit UvrA, translating into MSQRSRSANRKSTEPTNGHHPSQAKSVDQNTIRIRGARQHNLKNIDLELPRDRLIVFTGVSGSGKSSLAFDTIFAEGQRRYVESLSAYARQFLGQVDKPDVDAIEGLSPAISIDQKSTSHNPRSTVGTVTEIYDYLRLLFGRAGEPHCPHCDRSIAPQAIDQMCDRIMELPDRTRFQILAPVVRGKKGTHKKLLSSLTSEGFVRVRVNGEVRDLSDSIELEKNQAHNIEIVVDRLVKKPDLEERLVDSLTTCLRHSEGIAIIDILSVSDAESGTDSNVVALPTGKNAAKNSVPVAAESGGQYGLPRELVFSENFACPEHGAVMEELSPRLFSFNSPYGACPNCHGLGSHRTFSADLVVPNPALPVYAAIAPWSDKDNTYYLSLLYSVGEAFGFDIQTPWNKLTREQQQIILNGSKDAIKIEVDSRYRDQKSYVRRYEGALNILQRQYEEASSDLYKQKLEQYLVDQPCDVCQGRRLKPESLSVRLGQYQITELTGVSIQECLSRVEGLKLSDRQATIGDLVLREIKARLQFLLDVGLDYLTLDRTAMTLSGGEAQRIRLATQIGSGLTGVLYVLDEPSIGLHQRDNGRLLRTLDKLRTLGNTLIVVEHDEETIRAADHLVDIGPGAGIHGGHIVAQGSFEDILAAPDSLTGAYLSGRQVIHTPTERREGNGRALKIKKASRNNLKQVSVEIPLGELVCVTGVSGSGKSTLINELLYPALQHHFGHKVPFPKEMEALDGLNALDKVIVIDQSPIGRTPRSNPATYTGAFDVIRDVFAETIEAKARGYKPGQFSFNVKGGRCEACGGQGVNVIEMNFLPDVYVQCDVCKGARYNRETLQVKYKNKSIADVLNMTVEEAYEFFKNIPQASNRLQTLVDVGLGYIRLGQTAPTLSGGEAQRVKLATELSRRATGKTLYLIDEPTTGLSFYDVHKLLDVVQRLVDKGNSVLVIEHNLDVIRCSDWVIDLGPEGGDKGGEIIAVGTPEEVAENERSHTGHYLKQVLEQYRSLAPTE; encoded by the coding sequence ATGTCTCAACGCTCCCGTTCTGCCAACCGCAAATCCACCGAGCCTACCAATGGACACCACCCATCCCAGGCAAAGTCAGTGGACCAAAACACCATTCGGATTCGGGGAGCCCGCCAGCACAACCTCAAGAACATCGACCTTGAACTACCCCGCGATCGCCTCATCGTTTTTACCGGGGTGTCTGGGTCTGGCAAGTCCTCCCTAGCGTTTGACACCATCTTCGCCGAAGGGCAGCGGCGCTATGTCGAGTCTCTCAGTGCCTACGCGCGGCAATTTCTGGGCCAAGTCGATAAACCCGATGTCGATGCGATCGAAGGACTCAGCCCTGCCATTTCCATCGACCAAAAATCCACCTCCCACAACCCCCGCTCCACCGTCGGCACCGTTACCGAGATTTACGACTACCTGAGACTCTTGTTCGGGCGGGCAGGCGAACCCCACTGTCCTCACTGCGATCGCTCCATTGCCCCCCAAGCCATTGACCAGATGTGCGATCGCATCATGGAACTGCCCGATCGCACCCGCTTCCAAATTTTGGCTCCCGTCGTCCGGGGTAAGAAAGGCACCCATAAGAAATTGCTTTCTAGCCTCACCTCCGAAGGCTTTGTCCGGGTGCGGGTCAACGGCGAAGTGCGCGACCTCAGCGACTCCATCGAGCTAGAGAAAAACCAAGCCCACAACATTGAAATTGTGGTCGATCGCTTGGTGAAGAAGCCTGACCTAGAAGAACGTCTAGTCGATTCACTCACCACCTGTTTACGGCACTCCGAAGGCATCGCTATCATTGATATTCTGTCTGTTTCAGATGCTGAGTCTGGTACAGATTCCAATGTGGTTGCTCTCCCTACAGGTAAAAACGCAGCTAAAAATTCAGTGCCAGTAGCCGCAGAATCCGGTGGTCAGTATGGGCTACCACGAGAACTCGTGTTTTCAGAAAACTTCGCTTGCCCAGAACATGGTGCGGTGATGGAAGAACTGTCCCCTCGTTTGTTCTCCTTCAACTCTCCCTATGGTGCTTGCCCCAACTGTCACGGCTTGGGGAGTCATCGCACCTTCTCCGCAGATTTGGTGGTGCCGAATCCAGCCTTGCCCGTCTATGCCGCGATCGCCCCTTGGTCAGACAAAGACAACACTTATTACCTTTCCCTCCTTTATAGCGTTGGGGAAGCCTTCGGTTTTGACATCCAAACACCTTGGAACAAGCTCACCCGTGAGCAACAGCAGATCATCCTGAATGGCTCCAAAGACGCGATCAAGATTGAAGTCGATTCGCGCTATCGCGACCAGAAAAGCTACGTGCGGCGGTACGAAGGTGCCCTCAACATCCTGCAACGCCAGTACGAAGAAGCCAGTTCTGACCTCTACAAGCAAAAGCTAGAGCAATATCTGGTCGATCAACCTTGCGATGTTTGTCAGGGGCGACGGCTGAAGCCAGAATCGCTGAGCGTGCGGCTGGGCCAATACCAGATTACTGAGCTGACTGGCGTTTCTATTCAAGAATGCTTGAGCCGAGTAGAAGGTTTGAAGCTGAGCGATCGCCAAGCCACAATTGGCGATTTGGTGCTGCGAGAAATTAAAGCTCGCCTGCAATTTTTGCTCGATGTCGGTCTAGATTACCTAACGCTCGATCGCACGGCCATGACTCTTTCTGGGGGAGAGGCACAACGGATTCGGCTAGCAACTCAGATTGGTTCTGGATTGACAGGCGTGCTCTATGTTTTGGATGAACCCAGCATCGGCTTGCACCAACGCGATAATGGCCGCTTGCTCCGTACTCTTGACAAGCTTCGTACCTTGGGCAACACGCTGATCGTGGTCGAGCACGACGAAGAAACCATTCGCGCTGCCGATCACCTCGTAGATATTGGCCCTGGCGCGGGGATTCATGGCGGCCATATTGTCGCCCAAGGTAGCTTTGAGGACATTTTAGCGGCTCCTGATTCTCTGACAGGGGCTTACTTGTCGGGTCGCCAAGTGATTCACACACCCACCGAACGCCGAGAAGGTAATGGTCGAGCTTTAAAGATTAAAAAGGCTTCTCGCAATAACCTTAAGCAAGTGAGTGTCGAGATTCCTTTAGGCGAGTTAGTTTGCGTCACAGGCGTTTCGGGGTCTGGTAAATCCACCCTGATCAATGAACTGCTCTATCCAGCGCTACAACACCATTTCGGCCATAAAGTTCCCTTCCCCAAGGAAATGGAAGCTCTAGATGGCCTAAATGCCCTCGACAAAGTAATTGTGATTGACCAGTCCCCGATTGGCCGCACTCCCCGATCCAACCCCGCCACTTACACAGGCGCATTTGATGTGATTCGGGATGTGTTTGCGGAGACGATCGAAGCCAAAGCCAGAGGTTATAAACCGGGACAGTTCTCCTTCAACGTCAAAGGCGGACGCTGCGAAGCCTGTGGTGGTCAGGGTGTGAACGTGATTGAGATGAACTTCCTCCCCGATGTTTATGTGCAATGCGATGTCTGCAAGGGAGCCCGCTACAACCGCGAAACCCTCCAGGTGAAGTACAAAAACAAATCGATCGCGGATGTCCTCAACATGACCGTGGAGGAAGCCTACGAATTCTTCAAGAACATTCCCCAAGCCTCTAACCGCTTGCAGACTCTGGTAGATGTCGGTTTAGGCTATATCCGCCTCGGTCAAACCGCACCCACCCTCTCTGGAGGAGAAGCCCAGCGGGTGAAACTAGCCACTGAGCTTTCTCGTCGCGCCACAGGTAAAACTCTCTATCTAATCGATGAACCCACGACAGGACTTTCGTTCTACGATGTCCACAAGTTGCTGGATGTGGTGCAGCGTTTGGTAGACAAGGGCAACTCGGTCCTCGTAATTGAGCACAACCTAGATGTAATCCGCTGCTCCGATTGGGTGATTGACCTCGGTCCCGAAGGCGGCGACAAAGGTGGCGAGATTATTGCCGTGGGCACGCCAGAAGAGGTGGCCGAGAACGAGCGATCGCATACCGGGCACTATCTCAAGCAGGTCTTAGAGCAATATCGCTCTCTCGCTCCTACAGAGTGA
- the nuoK gene encoding NADH-quinone oxidoreductase subunit NuoK: MQLEYFLLLAAALFCIGIYGLVTSRNAVRVLMSIELLLNSVNLNLMAFSNYLDSAEIKGQVFTVFVITIAAAEAAVGLAIVLAIYRNRDTVDMEQFNLLKW, translated from the coding sequence ATGCAACTTGAATACTTTTTGCTGTTAGCGGCTGCTCTTTTTTGCATTGGCATTTATGGCCTCGTTACCAGCCGGAACGCGGTCCGAGTATTGATGTCGATCGAATTGCTGCTGAACTCCGTTAACCTGAATTTGATGGCGTTCTCGAACTACCTCGACTCCGCAGAGATTAAAGGTCAGGTATTCACAGTATTTGTGATTACGATCGCGGCAGCAGAGGCAGCAGTGGGTCTAGCGATCGTGCTAGCTATCTACCGCAACCGTGACACGGTGGACATGGAACAGTTCAATCTTTTGAAGTGGTAA
- a CDS encoding alpha/beta fold hydrolase, producing the protein MSESWTHAYTSTNGIKLHYVTQGEGPLMLMLHGFPEFWYSWRKQIPEFAKDYKVVALDLRGYNDSDKPSEQSAYVMAEFIKDIKGVIQGLGYDKCVLVGHDWGGAIAWNFAYAHPEMLDRLIILNLPHPAKFAEGLRTPQQLLRSSYIFFFQLPWLPEWLIQAGDYQPLEAAFKGMAVHKDAFTAADIQTYKQAVAKPGALTAMLNYYRNAFQQGLFKPDWGVLEVPTLMIWGEEDTALGKELTYGTEQYVRDFQIKYIPDCSHWVQQERPQLVNQYMREFLAKK; encoded by the coding sequence ATGTCTGAATCTTGGACTCACGCCTATACCTCGACCAACGGCATCAAGCTGCACTACGTCACTCAAGGCGAAGGGCCGTTGATGTTGATGCTGCATGGCTTCCCGGAGTTTTGGTATTCCTGGCGCAAACAAATTCCGGAGTTTGCCAAGGACTACAAAGTAGTAGCGTTGGATCTGCGCGGTTACAACGACAGCGATAAACCATCTGAGCAATCCGCTTATGTGATGGCGGAGTTTATCAAAGACATCAAAGGCGTGATCCAGGGCTTAGGGTACGACAAGTGCGTGCTAGTGGGACACGACTGGGGCGGCGCGATCGCCTGGAATTTCGCCTATGCCCATCCAGAAATGCTCGATCGCCTAATCATCTTGAATTTGCCACACCCCGCTAAGTTTGCCGAGGGACTCCGCACGCCTCAGCAGTTACTTCGCAGTTCCTATATCTTTTTCTTCCAATTACCTTGGCTCCCAGAGTGGCTGATCCAAGCGGGCGATTATCAACCGCTAGAGGCAGCTTTTAAGGGAATGGCAGTACATAAAGATGCGTTTACGGCAGCGGACATACAAACCTATAAACAGGCAGTGGCTAAACCAGGTGCCCTCACCGCCATGCTGAACTATTATCGGAACGCCTTTCAGCAAGGGTTGTTTAAGCCAGATTGGGGAGTGCTAGAAGTGCCCACGCTCATGATTTGGGGTGAGGAGGATACGGCCCTAGGAAAAGAACTGACGTACGGAACAGAACAATATGTGAGAGATTTTCAGATTAAATATATTCCTGACTGTAGCCATTGGGTGCAACAGGAGCGGCCCCAGCTCGTAAATCAGTACATGCGTGAGTTTTTAGCCAAGAAGTAG
- a CDS encoding DUF6883 domain-containing protein, with product MSFGNTSDELAQHLETAKRILSRIQAWWPIAEQVRGGTEGGPPVATLILPQTVWDDLTQEQQVSLTFYAENMVDDVRNNPEKYSDIPSSDPNYPSLLANYRCIRDGFWQIIIGRFFNEEPKRLMVDETVVQGDAFWNFNQNKVGTSASSFRQPPKPSSSTKLIPNAENAVVDIRKLRDYCLNLNHDQGKHKARLFSSILCMSSDDAKSLCQILLEVVKTQEARLGRRDDFGQRYTLDFTLEWQGRSASVRSGWIVEHNSNIPKLTTCYPL from the coding sequence GTGAGTTTTGGTAACACCTCAGATGAGCTTGCTCAACATCTGGAGACAGCCAAGCGTATTCTAAGCAGAATTCAAGCCTGGTGGCCCATTGCAGAACAAGTCAGGGGTGGTACGGAAGGAGGACCACCTGTAGCTACGCTCATCCTCCCACAAACTGTATGGGATGATTTGACCCAAGAACAGCAAGTTAGCCTGACGTTCTACGCAGAGAACATGGTTGACGATGTACGCAATAACCCAGAAAAATACTCAGACATTCCCTCTTCTGATCCGAATTACCCATCTTTGCTTGCCAACTATCGCTGCATACGTGATGGCTTTTGGCAGATCATAATTGGTAGGTTTTTCAATGAAGAACCTAAGCGGTTGATGGTTGATGAGACTGTTGTTCAGGGGGATGCCTTTTGGAATTTCAATCAAAACAAGGTTGGAACTTCTGCTTCATCTTTTCGGCAACCACCAAAGCCTTCAAGTTCAACGAAGCTAATCCCTAATGCAGAAAATGCAGTCGTTGATATTCGTAAACTTCGGGATTACTGTCTCAACTTAAACCATGACCAAGGTAAGCACAAAGCTCGCCTGTTCTCATCAATTTTGTGCATGAGTTCTGATGATGCGAAAAGCTTGTGCCAAATTCTCCTTGAAGTTGTCAAAACTCAGGAAGCTCGACTAGGACGACGTGATGACTTTGGACAACGCTACACTCTAGACTTTACGCTTGAATGGCAAGGTAGAAGTGCAAGCGTTCGGAGTGGTTGGATCGTGGAACATAATTCTAATATTCCAAAATTAACGACTTGCTATCCTCTGTAA
- a CDS encoding DUF4926 domain-containing protein: MTTNTVKLLDVVALTVDLPQYNLWRGQVGTIVEILADGEAFEVEFSDRNGRTYESMGLRPEQIMVLRFEPASPESSPQMVTA, translated from the coding sequence ATGACAACTAACACAGTCAAGTTACTAGACGTAGTAGCGCTGACAGTCGATCTGCCTCAGTACAATTTGTGGCGTGGTCAAGTAGGCACTATCGTTGAAATTTTGGCTGATGGGGAAGCATTTGAAGTAGAGTTTAGCGATCGTAATGGACGAACCTACGAATCCATGGGCTTACGACCGGAGCAGATAATGGTGTTGCGTTTTGAGCCAGCATCCCCTGAATCAAGCCCTCAAATGGTTACAGCGTGA
- the ndhI gene encoding NAD(P)H-quinone oxidoreductase subunit I produces MLKFLKQVGDYTKEAVQAARFIGQGLSVTFDHMRRRPITVQYPYEKLIPSERFRGRIHFEYDKCISCEVCVRVCPINLPVVDWEFNKETKKKQLKHYSIDFGVCIFCGNCVEYCPTNCLSMTEDYELSTYDRHQLNYDNVALGRLPYKVTDDPMVTPLRELVYLPKGVMDPHDLPPGSQRAGQRPEEISEQLEQNSEKTQA; encoded by the coding sequence ATGCTCAAGTTCCTCAAACAAGTTGGCGACTACACCAAAGAGGCGGTACAAGCCGCTCGCTTCATTGGTCAAGGCTTATCTGTAACCTTCGACCACATGCGCCGACGACCCATTACAGTCCAGTATCCCTACGAAAAACTAATTCCCTCTGAGCGGTTTCGGGGGCGGATTCACTTTGAGTACGACAAATGTATCTCCTGTGAAGTTTGCGTCCGAGTTTGTCCGATCAACCTGCCAGTCGTAGATTGGGAATTTAACAAAGAAACCAAGAAGAAACAGCTCAAGCACTACAGCATTGACTTTGGAGTTTGCATCTTCTGCGGTAACTGTGTGGAATATTGCCCCACCAACTGTCTGTCGATGACGGAAGACTACGAGCTATCAACCTACGATCGCCACCAACTGAACTATGACAACGTGGCTCTAGGTCGCTTGCCGTATAAAGTCACAGATGACCCAATGGTGACACCGCTACGAGAGCTAGTTTACTTACCCAAAGGTGTCATGGACCCTCATGATCTGCCCCCCGGTAGCCAGCGAGCAGGCCAGCGCCCGGAAGAGATTTCGGAACAGCTTGAGCAAAATTCTGAGAAGACCCAAGCCTAA